A genome region from Coffea arabica cultivar ET-39 chromosome 7e, Coffea Arabica ET-39 HiFi, whole genome shotgun sequence includes the following:
- the LOC113700758 gene encoding putative late blight resistance protein homolog R1B-13, with product MMKISSGSSTSCFDSALDHLDWINKTVKFRLYFDIWKLKMGISLLKTFDLYIRRCRRRRSNQLVCLEYDKEENGDAKSDSLRLSSISFRIQDLVRGITHGLDSAFFRYIQSSASDHSDIKPELARFEENMWLFFDSDIKEFNIISLLLYHTLGDLQLVMDFIDSISENLRHLCSENYNADVGLKFVMRTLQKKLMHLKSFIHFATLQGVEGVQLKDLLVHIEAVAVNAATLICRSWFQRHDEQVCNEMESEISQLIHKKIDPVDPQVRETYIHVLVASKLSRSSYTLAMKENKHLVAEFIDYLLHSLMELLQSYTRFLVPVKDQMLKLHEGVRFLIILLSRQQEKFDELNDEMKNLIGVVVSDAGIVIFSLSANEMKDDLLKETDLMLSHLLEVFKLIIVEVGHIYPLPSSSLSFPRTNELGCLDFLLEALKELASSTADSIDFPNDQICTILEDLVFLRSFLGNVVEQRNQNGKLQELWSRVVKVAYSVELEIDSALLDDRHVHCLDAVAQDIKLMKIEAEEICDSIRYDGETLRGAKTNIHMPTQVTASTFNEALVGRKDEVESIIDRLMRGSSQLDVVAVVGMPGLGKTTLASKVYSDRSIKFHFHIRAWCTVSQVYSKNNLLLQILCY from the coding sequence ATGATGAAAATCTCCTCGGGTAGTAGCACTAGTTGCTTCGATTCTGCTTTAGATCATCTGGACTGGATAAACAAGACGGTCAAGTTTCGGCTCTATTTTGATATCTGGAAACTGAAGATGGGGATAAGCCTATTGAAAACCTTTGATCTCTATATTAGAAGAtgtaggaggaggaggagcaaTCAGCTTGTGTGCTTGGAATACGATAAGGAGGAAAATGGTGATGCTAAATCTGACAGTTTGAGACTTAGCAGTATTTCATTCAGGATTCAAGATCTGGTTAGGGGGATAACACATGGACTTGACTCTGCCTTTTTTAGATATATTCAGTCTAGTGCATCAGATCATAGTGACATCAAACCTGAGCTCGCCAGATTCGAGGAAAATATGTGGTTGTTTTTTGATTCAGATATCAAGGAATTCAACATTATCAGTTTGTTGCTCTACCACACGCTGGGAGATTTACAACTTGTTATGGATTTCATTGATTCCATTTCAGAGAATCTGAGGCATCTTTGCAGTGAAAATTACAATGCTGATGTAGGTCTGAAATTTGTAATGCGAACCCTTCAAAAGAAGCTAATGCACTTGAAGAGTTTCATTCACTTTGCGACACTACAAGGTGTTGAGGGTGTACAATTAAAAGATCTGTTGGTTCACATTGAAGCTGTGGCTGTCAATGCTGCAACCCTAATCTGCAGATCTTGGTTTCAAAGACATGATGAACAAGTGTGCAATGAGATGgaatctgaaatttctcaaCTGATACACAAGAAGATTGATCCTGTTGATCCCCAAGTCCGAGAAACTTATATCCATGTCTTGGTAGCTTCCAAGTTATCAAGATCATCCTATACTTTAGCTATGAAGGAGAATAAGCATTTAGTGGCTGAATTTATTGATTATCTCCTGCATAGTCTGATGGAGCTATTACAATCTTATACCCGTTTCCTGGTTCCAGTGAAGGATCAAATGCTAAAACTTCATGAGGGAGTAAGATTCCTGATCATCCTTCTTAGCCGGCAGCAGGAGAAGTTCGATGAGCTAAATGATGAGATGAAGAATCTCATTGGAGTTGTGGTCTCTGATGCAGGGATAGTGATTTTCTCCCTTTCTGCCAATGAAATGAAAGATGACTTGCTCAAGGAAACAGATCTGATGCTTTCACATTTGCTTGAAGTGTTCAAGTTGATCATTGTAGAAGTTGGACACATTTATCCACTACCATCTTCATCACTTAGTTTCCCTAGGACTAACGAGCTCGGCTGTCTTGATTTTCTTCTAGAAGCTCTCAAGGAACTAGCAAGTTCTACTGCTGATTCAATTGATTTCCCAAATGATCAAATATGCACTATCCTAGAAGATCTTGTATTCTTACGATCTTTCCTAGGAAATGTTGTGGAGCAGCGTAACCAGAATGGAAAACTCCAAGAACTTTGGAGTCGTGTCGTGAAGGTTGCATACAGTGTAGAATTAGAAATTGACTCTGCACTGCTTGATGATAGACACGTACATTGTTTGGATGCTGTTGCTCAAGATATCAAGCTCATGAAGATTGAGGCTGAAGAGATCTGTGATAGCATAAGATATGATGGTGAAACCCTGAGAGGTGCCAAGACTAACATTCACATGCCAACACAAGTTACTGCTTCAACATTTAATGAAGCTTTGGTAGGACGTAAAGATGAGGTAGAAAGTATAATTGATAGACTTATGAGAGGATCAAGCCAGTTAGATGTTGTTGCTGTTGTGGGTATGCCTGGGCTTGGTAAGACCACATTAGCCAGTAAAGTTT